The segment TCTCAGGATTCTTGGTAGAGTATAAGATGCTTTTATTTGCTGTAACGAATTAATAATGGACTTTGAAGTTAAATCTGGCATAGCATGTGCtatgaaaaattttgaagCTGGACAGACATAAAGTAAAATATGCATTGACTTATTCTTTGTAATTTCTAATGGACCCATAGCATCTGCTGCAAGACATtcaaaagtattataaatttgttcTACAGACTTGGCTTTTTCGTAGTTCTTTGAATTAAATCTGTTGCATGTATCACACTTTGAAATATAATCCTTGATTTTCATTTCTAAATTTggaatatatacatatttctgaattatttcttttgttGCAATTGCATTCCAGTGTCCTGATTGATCATGACAAATTTTGAAGATTGTTTGTATTGTTTCCTCGTCTGTAATGATTGGTACTTTTGTATCTTTTGTAACAATAATATCATTGACTTTTTCAATCTGTAGATTGTTATATTTCCCGTCTTGAAGTGAACTTGTGAGTTCTTCATCCATTTTTTGAAGTGAAGCTAAATCAATAGGCAATAATTCataattgatataatatttatcatctTGGCACATAGGGTTGAGAAGTTTCTTTGGTCTTCCTCTCTTCTTTGGTTGTTCAACTTGATTCATTTCAGATTTTATGTTATTGAAGATTCTAGACAGTAAATCCGCTAGTTGGTTATTACTGCCATTAATGTACTTGATATTTGTTGTATATTGTGCAATTGATGAAATTAACTCGGCAAATTTTGGGGTTGTAGATTGTTTAATTAATCCAGAAAGAGGGCGATGATCGCTTTCAACTATTAATTCCTTACCTTGGATTAAATATCTGAAAGTAGATATTCCTCTTGCTATAGCTAAAAGTTCAATATAAGTGGGTGATCTTGGATTTTTCGTTTCTTGTAAGGGATATGAAAAGAATCCTAATGGTCTGATAATTCCCTCAACATCTCTTTGGCATAAGAATCCTCCAATTCCTGAATTTGATCCATCTACCTTAAGAATTAGGGGTTGATTTTCATCATACATGTAAATCATTGGTTTATTGAAGATATATTTGCAGaaactataatatttatctGATAATTCTTTTGTCCACTTGATTTTCTCATTCTTTGGTCCTTTTGTTAATTGATACAAATTACGAGTACGTTCATGAAAATTTGGAATTGATAAACGAAAATAATTGAAACATTGAAGCTTTGAATACAATTCTTTCTTTATTTGTGGCAATGTGGAGTTTTGAATTAATTGACTGATGGTGGGAGTGATtgtatttttagaaaatgtcCATGAAAGGAAACTTAAAGATGTGCGCAAGAAGCAACATTTGGTAAGTGATATTTTTCCTTGTTTACTAtgaatttctttaataatgGTTTCTACAACTTGTAAATGTAAAGCTGCAGTCCCTTTTGTAAGAATTAAGATATCATCCATATAGATGAAGATGTTGGTATGAGATTGATATTGTTTTCTAATATTTGCTAAAAGAATTTCCATGTTATTCTGAAAGAAAGAAGGTGAATTTTTAGCTCCCATTGGTGCTcttttaaattgatataCTTGATATCTGTACTTGAATGAAAATAATGGGCGATCAGCTTCATTTAATAACATCTGAAAATATCCTTGGTGAAGATCAATAGTGGAACCGAAATCAAATTCTTTTAACTGTTGAAGCAATATTTGGAGAGATAAACAATGGAATGGGACAACTCGGGTTTTGTGGTTTATTTCTCTACAATCTAATATGAATCTTTTCCTTATTTTCCCATTTTGTTTCTGGGGTTTACCTTTCTCATCCCGTTTGATAAGGAGATAATAAGGAAGGGTCATGAGTGAAGTACTTTCTTCAATAATACCATGGTTGAGCATTTGTTGAATTATATGATCATCATCTTCAGAAGGTGGTGAAGAATAATGTTTAATTCCAATTGGTGGTATTGTAAAGAATTCTTGTGGTGGCGTTGTAAACAAACCTGGTCCAACATCATAATCTCCTTGCGGATCTACAGAACCATAGTTTTCTTGTATTAATTGTCTGAATTTGTCTTCTTCTTCTTTAAGTGATTCTTCCTGTGGAGAAAGAAGAAAATTTGAAGTTGGTGGCTGACAGAAATATGCTTTCTTGTCGTGAGTTGAAATTGAACATCTTAATGGTACAAGATAATTCATTCCAAGAATAACATGATAACCATTAAAATCATGCGGCGCAATATAATTATCCATGTTTGTTTGATATGAACAATCAGAGATTCTAAGGTTTAATGGAGCATGGATTTGTTTGGCAAAAGATGGTGATCCAGCTGTAGTAAGATATGATGGTGAAGTATTGAAGTCGACTTTAAGTGATTTGGCAAATGATGGAGACACAAGAGTACATGTAGCTCCTGAATCTATTAAAACTTGACACTTTCTATTGTTGATGGTAGCTGGCATTTGGATTAAGTTTGAATTGATATAAGAGGTCTCATTCTTTGGTAAAGGTTCAGTTGTCGGCTTCTGTTTTCTGCATTCTGCATTTGTATGATTAGAATTTTGATGAATACGGCATCTATCAGTGTTTCGTGAATAATTGATGACATTGTCTGAATGATATGTAAATCTTCCTTTCTTTTTCTTATGATGATTTTGTTGTAGATCATTTTCCAAAATTAAGTCTTCAATCATTTCCTCAAGAGTACCATAATGTCTTCTTTGATTTCTTAAATATCTGGCAAGTCCTTCCCGAAGATTATTAATAAGTCTTTCTTCTACAAGAGATCTGAAGTTTTCGCGGCGAGTTGATGGATTGGCTTGATCAATTAAGGCAACGTAATTGTTAAGAGAATTTCTGAAGTCACTGTAGTTGAATCTATACGAAACTAATTGAGAAGAAGCAGCCTCTACTGAGATAGCTCCGGTAAACGTTTTTATGAGTGAGGTAATGATGAGGGAGTAAGTTCGCCTCCCCTCTGGCATCTCCTCTATGTGTCTTCTAACGGGTTCTCCACCTTTCAGTTGAAGGGCTATTAACTTTCTTTGTTCATCCAGCCCGTCGAACTGGACGTGCAAATCGAAGGTGGAGAACCACGTTTGGAAGCTTTCTCTGGCATTGAATGGGGTAACGCTCATCCAAGTGTTGGAAGTGATTTGATTTGGATTCATAGTGGAGTTTGAATTTGAATGAAGTCTTTCTTGTAATCTTGTGTTGTAAAGATTTCGATTTTCGGGTGAAGTCATAGAAATTGTCTTTTGATTCAACTGGCTCCTTTTCCAGTTAAAATTGAACCAGTAACCGTTGATGACAATGTAAAATTGATGACTGATGACAATAGAATGTGTGTATGATAGAGTTTTT is part of the Strongyloides ratti genome assembly S_ratti_ED321, scaffold srae_scaffold0000003 genome and harbors:
- a CDS encoding Reverse transcriptase domain and Integrase,catalytic core domain and Ribonuclease H-like domain and Aspartic peptidase domain-containing protein, with the protein product MTSPENRNLYNTRLQERLHSNSNSTMNPNQITSNTWMSVTPFNARESFQTWFSTFDLHVQFDGLDEQRKLIALQLKGGEPVRRHIEEMPEGRRTYSLIITSLIKTFTGAISVEAASSQLVSYRFNYSDFRNSLNNYVALIDQANPSTRRENFRSLVEERLINNLREGLARYLRNQRRHYGTLEEMIEDLILENDLQQNHHKKKKGRFTYHSDNVINYSRNTDRCRIHQNSNHTNAECRKQKPTTEPLPKNETSYINSNLIQMPATINNRKCQVLIDSGATCTLVSPSFAKSLKVDFNTSPSYLTTAGSPSFAKQIHAPLNLRISDCSYQTNMDNYIAPHDFNGYHVILGMNYLVPLRCSISTHDKKAYFCQPPTSNFLLSPQEESLKEEEDKFRQLIQENYGSVDPQGDYDVGPGLFTTPPQEFFTIPPIGIKHYSSPPSEDDDHIIQQMLNHGIIEESTSLMTLPYYLLIKRDEKGKPQKQNGKIRKRFILDCREINHKTRVVPFHCLSLQILLQQLKEFDFGSTIDLHQGYFQMLLNEADRPLFSFKYRYQVYQFKRAPMGAKNSPSFFQNNMEILLANIRKQYQSHTNIFIYMDDILILTKGTAALHLQVVETIIKEIHSKQGKISLTKCCFLRTSLSFLSWTFSKNTITPTISQLIQNSTLPQIKKELYSKLQCFNYFRLSIPNFHERTRNLYQLTKGPKNEKIKWTKELSDKYYSFCKYIFNKPMIYMYDENQPLILKVDGSNSGIGGFLCQRDVEGIIRPLGFFSYPLQETKNPRSPTYIELLAIARGISTFRYLIQGKELIVESDHRPLSGLIKQSTTPKFAELISSIAQYTTNIKYINGSNNQLADLLSRIFNNIKSEMNQVEQPKKRGRPKKLLNPMCQDDKYYINYELLPIDLASLQKMDEELTSSLQDGKYNNLQIEKVNDIIVTKDTKVPIITDEETIQTIFKICHDQSGHWNAIATKEIIQKYVYIPNLEMKIKDYISKCDTCNRFNSKNYEKAKSVEQIYNTFECLAADAMGPLEITKNKSMHILLYVCPASKFFIAHAMPDLTSKSIINSLQQIKASYTLPRILRTDSARYWTAKEVENYLQANQVFHSLSTPTNSTGNAFAERFIRTLQTILGKLLLDYPSTQWDQILPEAIYSMNHFPRNGSTPFQQVLKFAPSTVLQLAMQKSLTQKELQNIKQKIKATESAAYAKVRRRTKLQPRYEEKAVVDGVSRDGKTLHLLREGRNYLRPKRNTKIISQ